The following is a genomic window from Strix uralensis isolate ZFMK-TIS-50842 chromosome 3, bStrUra1, whole genome shotgun sequence.
ggaaacaaaatggcattatgaaatttaaataaaccaaccccACTTTTGTTCCTGATGATAACTAACTGACATCAGAGTTTCTCTCGGCTTGCTGTTGTATGCTGTTGGATTTCCTCACTCCTAATGTTTTTGCTAGAGCTAGtgaatgaattcaacaaataGTGGAGGTTTATTAATGCAAAGTACTTTAGCTTTACAACACCTATTGACCACAGAGCCTGTAGAAGCCCTGGTCTGTTTGGAGCTGACCCTGGGGAGGACTGTACGTGATTTGAATCAGTTAGTAGGGGACGAGACATCCTACCGCTGTTTACAATAGGGTTTTCATTAAACTCGATGTTTAATGAGCTTATCACATGCTGAGCCTTTTTCCTCAAgggttctctattttttttatttccttttattgttagtaattaaaggttaaactgctttgcaaaagcaatctctgtatagggttgcacagtgagatcgtttgaggctttcctcatttaataatccttgtggaaacttggattttcaccgcaacacaactgcttctacaggacactttgcaAGAACTACATCTAGCTTGTAGTACAAATCACCGTTTCTTTGAAGGGACGGAGTACCTCTCCTTATTGGTAGGCGGGAGTGTTTTAAGCTATCATGTGTCTAGTTCGTGCAGGTGGAGCTACATCTCCTTTGTGGTGAGTTTGCCTGTGGTGTCTATGTTACTCCTTATGCAGtcgttttgctaaagaaaatttttaatctggttttcattgtgcatcGTTAGGAGCTCTCAAGAATGCCCCAACGTAGGAGCCTCATCGTTAggagctgtaaaatgagcttttcttttcttgtcatcattttaggtcagcacagtttttcggtttggtttctttttttttctctcggagGTCTCTCTCCGCCCGGAAAGTATACggagctttgcttcaggaatcattacataatttctgtatattctttgagtaatgatagcatagaaatattttttattttctcacataagtttgccttgaagtaaaaaaccaaaacccaacaaacaacaaaaaaccacaaacacaaaaccccacaaaaagacctgcaaaagaaggaaggagaatgagaggctgtaagctggagaggtgcatttgcaaataaacttcgGAAAGACCCATACAATGacctgaggcagaagaggaattCTAGCAACCTTAGAACAAAAACTAgtcgttaaaaaaaattaatagtagcgcacagaagaggcacgcagataattaaacaagcatgtttaggaaggttcgataaaaatgaagaaaaacacattaaaaaagttatatatatttatataatggtaTCCTATAGcattaaattgagaaggaaactaactggtttttgttgttgttgtttacacagttggacaaacagaacattccagtgcaactttgaaagaagacacGGAAACTATGGAGGCAAGTCCGTCTGACTCAAGCACCAAGGACGGTGTAGTagatgctgagaaagaggatgctCATACAGTCGAGCAGTTGCCATCTTTGGAAGAAGACGCAGAAGACCATGCATCTGAGCCACAGTCTTACGATCtgggttttaaaaaggtttttaaattttgggcgttcagattcacagtgaagaagacaCGAAAATCAGAAcctgctgattttcagcctgttcaactgcttactgtaaaaaagcaaacacaagtccctgaaggagctggtgatcaAAAAGAAGTCGGCTCAGAAGAAACAGCGATGCCTGAGGATGcactctctgcagaagacaacaccaaagacacactgaaaaatgaaaaaacagaagatgaatctcctaaaacaccagaagcagatgagatttgttctcagtcagctgccttagccactgatactgcatcgccattaagaaaattttttactcgGGGATGGACtcgatttggaaaaaagaagaggtttaggaagcctaaagaagatgaactacagtctCCTACTAAAGaagatgggcaagaaaaagagggggcaacgttaataactgaaaccagtgaaaaggaggagaaatctgagtttgaggagcaagatgaggagaggaacgtgacagaagtaactactgaagagcatgagaaggagcaaagtgaagatgaaaaacagccgTCAAAAAGGATTGTGGCAGACACAGGAGTGGAagcaagtgggaaggaagagctaatcaagcatgatgagcaggaacaaaaagaggctgtaacagcagcagttgttaaagaaagtgcgatggagaaaaaagctggagatgatcaagaaagaaaactggtggaagtctcagatgatcttggtaaaaaggaagaaaaaactgaagaaggagaaaaagaaagtgagcagctaaaaacaagctcagtggtagctgttgtttctgatattgtgaatggagaattgaaaacatcctcagaagtcCTACCGGCGGGAGACAAACTGGAGTCAACAGGGAAGTGTGAAATAGATgtcagaactgaaatatcctctgaagagagacctgaagcaGGGTCTTTGGCAATTGCAATTTCtagtgaacagcttaaaaaatctgaaggaagagaaggaaataaacgtgctccgctagagaaagaaacatttgatgaaaaaacagaggaagcagaattgaaaatatcaCCCACAGCAGAAGACATCACACAAGGAGAATCTCTGGAcacaaccacagagaagaaagaaagcaaagaacatgagacaaaactgactctgggtgctcctggattgaagtccttttctacttctgaatgctCAGTTGACACAGAGGACGATCAACAGTCTATCAAACCCACTGGTGAaggattacagggaaaaactagcagagttatgactgatactatcaaaccaggtgaaataaccacagaaataacgcctgaagaggcagctggaaagaggcctccagaaggtatcacaaatgaagctgaactgctgtcttctcaagaaaaaaataaactgcaaggcagccctttaaagaaactctttatgggtactggatttaaaaaactgtctggaaagaagcggaaaggcaaaagagaagaatctaagttaggggaacagggtgagccaattcagcacttaccagcttccccagatagcccagaggaacaaaaaggggagagttctgcttcttctcctgagcagatgaatgaaattccttctttggagaaaTCTGTAGACGGAATGcaggtcactgaaaatgaagacgcTGCTATTGCAGATGTGGCGCGCAAAAGAGAAAGTCTTACGCCCtgggcatcatttaaaaagatggtgaCTCCCAAGAAGCGTGTCAGAAGACCTTCTGcaagtgataaagaagaagaaattgataaGACAAAGAGTGTTGCAGTGTCTGCAACCGAAAATACTATTGATGAATatcagggagaattaaaagaagatgggatggaccagaaaccagagaaaagcacagaaaagcccaaaaaaaaggttggcacctctgtgttctgggaagcttttttatgtggaggttcttcaaagaaaagagccaggaaatcatcatcatcatcatctgatgaagacactgaacataagcttggtcgagaaagccaaaaaacagacgagtctggacagaacaaagaaacgGCAACAGGTGCAGTTCTTACTAGTTCTCAGGAGAGCGATCAAGGACGAGGGAATTCTTCCCCAGAACAAGCTGGAAGCCCATCCGAAGCGGAAGCTATTTCAACACGGGCACCATTTAAAAGGTTAGTCGCTCCAAGAAGgagatccaaaaccagaatggaagagagaacggAAGACTCTGTTGTGGGATCTAGCCTTGAGAATTCAATGTCGGACGGTGAGCCTGGAAAAGACGAATCATTCgttccatttagaaaactgatgcctgggcgtaggaagaaaaagtcagatggaaagccagcaccaagtcatcttaaacaagcaagagaagacatggcagaaacaacCGAAGAAGATTTGGATATTCCAGCTGTTGTTCCTTTATCTGAATacgaagcagcagagcaggagaaaatggaaggccAACAAGCGAAAGATGCTGAGGCGATGAGAGaacaaacctcagagaaggagagagcagaaaaattggaggagaCCCTAAGAGTTGAGCAAGCACATGAGGCACTGGTACATGCAGTTACTGTTGCccttgtggaaggggaaagggcggTTACCGGTACCGAAGCAAGGTCACCACCTTGGctatctgctgctctgacagagtgcattgagcaggcaaaagaaaaggaagagaaagaaactgagaaaacatttgaatCAGATGTTcctgtggaagaagcagtggtagctgctaagacagtgccagagatgagaaaggctgtaagtgatgacaccacagcaagtgagctagagctgacctcagaagcagtgacagctccGGAGGAGACGGCAGaagcttcctgcactgaagaaacaatggaagtgtcccttgctgaggagacagctgagatggtttctgctgtttcaccgTTGTTAGAAACCGCAGATCCTACAGAGGAAGTGACGCCTGTACAAGAAGTAGAGGCCGCTGAACAAAATTcgaaagaattagacaaacagacacaaaaagttcTTCATGAAGTTGTTGAAAGAGTAAAGTTAGCAGGTGTAGCACAGCTGGTTAGTGAAAGACCCGGGTCAGCAGCTATAATTACAACAGTACAAGGCATTgagtcagaagtgaaagctgacgCTAAAGATGGGAACACTGTAGGCCAGGAAACTGTTTTGCCTGGACAgtccttggaaaaaggagaacacaaggaggatggcctccagccccagggaagcgcAGGGAGCGTTCAGGGCCAAAACGGAGTCGAAGAGGGTGTTCTACCCGaaggttcagagagaaatgaagtacctgctgcagtgaaagaaagcacagaaggatgtgaaaatgtagatgtattgAGAGACGAAAGCCAGTGGCaggcatgtgaaaaagcagctgtagaagaccatgaagaaatacctgaagtggAGGGGACAGTAGAGGAATCTTCATCACACGACAGAGTTTCACAGCGTCAAAGCAGTCACTTCCAAGGAAGAGATATCTGTAAAGGAGGAGCCTTCAGAACCAGAGAAGCTGCCCATAACAGAATTGACAGTAGAGGAGACGAGCGACGAACGTATTCCGGAAGTAcagactgcagtgagtcttacacataacacaaaggttgatttgtcaaattaaaaaccagcacgtGTTAGATCTTATACCTAATTCAAAACCAGGTCGTGGCCATACTACTGTCAAGGAccttccttgtgcagcctgtggcaactgaagttaatttctggcgagacacacacacagatgtccagaagcagcagccactgaggctTGTGTGCAGAGTGAGGTGgatgcagttcctgcagaaatggagtaggagatggtgtgcattgctgaagcaattgccattagggctcctgcacagcacagtgtgacttAACGGATTATATGAACCCCTGAGATGCCTATGTGAGCCGTATGGCACCATACATAGTGGATGGTAGCTTCGGTTGTAGGCAGAGATACAATTGTAGCTGAagtacctctgcaaagggcagaaatgaaatgacaccactatggccagttttaaatgtgcggaaattattgtggctgatgttcttccctacctccccaccaccttcctggcttagtctttgtttcaagtgctgtcagctgtcccttgctttaggctgccctttgtttaatgagctgtgtgtcctgagaaactgaacacaagctAGAATCATGGTGACCCGCTAGTCTCTGTGTCATcacctcacactcttcccataacttgtttcttctctgtacagccacCCTCACTTTAATGGCCTTTGACTCGGCCTGGAGTTTCGGGGGATATTTCTGGGAGGTAGAAAATGTGGCTTCCAGTTCTCCTAGATACGCACTCATACGGCACGTGTTTAATGTGTGGGATTTAATCTGcaaacactcttcctctctaacaaagctctttttaaaatcctaaaggatGTGAGCGTTGCCTTCCGTGGTAAACCTGGAGTGCCTTATGTACCAAATCTCTTTGCACTTCGGTGAAATCTGAATCGGAAATGATAGGCACAGTTTCTCCCTAGGATATTTAACTGCACTTGCTTCACTAAGTCATGAGAcctttatctctgtctttgagacctgcctgggaaaataagatattcttgagagaataagttgtcactaataaagcttttttactgtcgtctgtctttcagatgtgctaaGCATCCACGTGACATTTGGAGAGATGCCAGTCCTAGAGAACAACTGACAACCCTGCGACAGAACCGGGAGCTTTATTCACTACCCTTTATTCTTAGATGTTaagacagttttgttatttctattaaaaaaacccaatgccttCAACGTTGGCTATATCCACACATTTGTTCCATTCGAAGGTCATTTGCCTCTGCCCCAAATACACCACTTAGACTGGAGATGCACAACCGAATGGATGGACAGACCACTACAATTTGTACCACAGTTATTGTCGTCCCCTCACTTCAtgtgtgtcctgtctgtcccatctccttgaatcccttcactcatccctgaatcccccccccccttctctccgcaGTCTTCCTTACCCCCCACATCTTCCGTAGCTGCCTCGATTTGACCTACGAGTGGCTGTAGATGCTGCTTGacttgtgtgtgagggggaagagaagggctgactGATGGGAACACATGAGAGACTTCTGGCCCAGTGGCAGATGTGGctttatcaaacagcaggaactggatcacgcacaaattcttgagcaagacgctcaagattgctgctggggtataCTCCTGACGGCACTGAAAATCCAGAGGTGCTTGTGATTTATGTTCACAGACCTTGGACTTCAGACATTAAATTTTTCTAGCCGTCTACGTGCTACGGGTAAGGATGTTTAGCGGCATTTGTATCTCAAAAGGCTTGCATAGATTCATGCCTGAACTCATTTTGTCAAGCTACATGTTTACTTTCTTATCTCAGCTAAGATGCTAAATCCCGTATCAGCAAATACCTAcctgcactggtcacagcagatGTAGGGATGTTGAAACACGACAGGGTGCCtgtccctcttcttgctttcatactgcgtcaggggactcctgctgcaggtgactgatCTCAGTGTTCAACCCCGGCATTTGGAAGTAGAGATCaagccagcatctcccaccagacTTTGTGCTCAAGGCACACAACCTCTGCCGGTCCTTTTGCAAGGTTTATGCATTTATGCTATCCTGTTACTGGTTAACGTGAAGCCCCTAAACAGGCATCAAAGTAGAGCTCGGAGACCAAACCTCTTGGCACGCCAGGGAGGTTtgtgtgctgtcttctcttttgtaaggCTCTTTTATTGGCAATAGCTCAAGCATCCTGCCTCTTAGCTCAAGCTGTGGAAGCAGATCTGGCTTTCCCATTTAGATCCAGAGCACGcgggaggcagctgtgctccttgAGGAACCCGCACAGCTCGGATACGGCgagtgcctggggatgggcaggcagcttgCCAGAAGCACGGAGGATTCCTGAGATGGTCCCGTCTGGATGCTGAGTGCTGGATATTTGTCATTCACACCGCCACACGGGAGGGGAGCAGGCCTGAGGAGGTTGATGGCCCTGCAAGAAAGGATGTGGTTTGGCATGAGGAGCAATGTGGATCAGGCGGCCAGTGGGATTGGCAGCACAGGGTTTGGAGTCCTGGGTTTTGGGGAGATGGATGAGATGTGGTAAAAGAGGGTGACTCttagctctgtgaacatttgaagACGCCGCCAACAAGATGGAAGCTTAGCCACCACAATACTAATATCCAATTTAGGGCTGATGTCACTTCTAGCCGGACACTAAATTTAacctttacaaaagtaagaatgaaagagaagggtGTAGTAAaggcctgtgtctgtctggctccaacattctcttgaaaaaatatatcaactcttcaaaataggaagaacagttttaagaagtctCCTATCCCTCCTTGAAAATTACACCCATTTCCAGAGCTTGAAAAACCGACAGAGCTCAGTCCTTAGTGCAAGGACTGATGATCCGATGGAACGAGGGCAGCAGAAGTCCAATATGccatgggagctgcttcctggggacggtctctgtgtaaagtcctgtggcagcttgaccctgtcctcatcatctggcctgcagatatgtctccatccctcctacAAAGGCACCGGACTAGAAAGAATAACTAGCAAGACGCCTTTTCCTCGAAGCAGCTGGACAAGAGGGAATTGTGAAAAATTGCAAGGCATCTCcaagccagctgctgtcctggaaggcagatgtcctGAGAAGCCTCCGTCACACTGAGTTTCAgtgtggagaaacagcaatgtttcacgTGTTTGTTGTTTAGGAGGGGTGAACTCCTTGGGGCGTTTAACTCGCACCTCTGGAGGTTTGGTCTGGATGTTTTGTGGCAAACCGCACCGAGAAAGCGTCCCAGAAGCGGGAGCTGAGGCGGTCTGTCGTTTCGAaaggggctgtttcttcctgccgagccgcccgccctctcctcccttcGGGGGAAACGACACGAATAGtccaggtgaaaatttcaagCGGGCTCCTTCGGGGCAGCGCGGCTCTGGCTgcgcgcggtgccggtgccgcggcggggcgggaagagaCCAGACGCGCGTcagcagccggcgcggggcggggccgggccgaggggcggggcggggccgggccgaggggcggggccgggccgaggggcgcggcggcggcggggaagccccTTGCATTGTTTCTCTTGTCTCCCCGTTGCCGGGGTTTCCGCGTGTGGCAACCGGGGGCCCAGTGCCTCAGCGCGGGGCGACTCGCTGGGGTGTGGGTGCCGGAGCGCGCCTCCGCCTCTCCGAAGTGCTGTTTGACCGACTCGGGATTTCCTGGCGGTGCGGGAGCATTGAAAAGGACCGGCTTCGACATTTCTGTCACCGCGAGAACCCTTTCCAAGGCAAGCTtgcggagattttaaaatttcctgtcaccTCAGTCAGACGTTTGATGCGGTccttgcagcacaaggctgtgctaAATCTGGAGACGCTAACCAGGGGGTTTTCTGCCGTCCCAGAATCTGACggtgtctgcagctgaggaacggaaaggaaagggagtgacCGCAGCGATGATGCTGTTTTACGTTGATCGggcaataatgcagtaaaataccttaagagctaagcttgctgaaattgaaggaaatgcagaagttagcgtcagtgatatgttgtaaaaatgtttgcatgagagaaacgaagctcttgctctagagctgttttaatttcaatgaagcaaaatccagaggagatt
Proteins encoded in this region:
- the LOC141941628 gene encoding LOW QUALITY PROTEIN: A-kinase anchor protein 12-like (The sequence of the model RefSeq protein was modified relative to this genomic sequence to represent the inferred CDS: inserted 2 bases in 1 codon); its protein translation is MPQLGQTEHSSATLKEDTETMEASPSDSSTKDGVVDAEKEDAHTVEQLPSLEEDAEDHASEPQSYDLGFKKVFKFWAFRFTVKKTRKSEPADFQPVQLLTVKKQTQVPEGAGDQKEVGSEETAMPEDALSAEDNTKDTLKNEKTEDESPKTPEADEICSQSAALATDTASPLRKFFTRGWTRFGKKKRFRKPKEDELQSPTKEDGQEKEGATLITETSEKEEKSEFEEQDEERNVTEVTTEEHEKEQSEDEKQPSKRIVADTGVEASGKEELIKHDEQEQKEAVTAAVVKESAMEKKAGDDQERKLVEVSDDLGKKEEKTEEGEKESEQLKTSSVVAVVSDIVNGELKTSSEVLPAGDKLESTGKCEIDVRTEISSEERPEAGSLAIAISSEQLKKSEGREGNKRAPLEKETFDEKTEEAELKISPTAEDITQGESLDTTTEKKESKEHETKLTLGAPGLKSFSTSECSVDTEDDQQSIKPTGEGLQGKTSRVMTDTIKPGEITTEITPEEAAGKRPPEGITNEAELLSSQEKNKLQGSPLKKLFMGTGFKKLSGKKRKGKREESKLGEQGEPIQHLPASPDSPEEQKGESSASSPEQMNEIPSLEKSVDGMQVTENEDAAIADVARKRESLTPWASFKKMVTPKKRVRRPSASDKEEEIDKTKSVAVSATENTIDEYQGELKEDGMDQKPEKSTEKPKKKVGTSVFWEAFLCGGSSKKRARKSSSSSSDEDTEHKLGRESQKTDESGQNKETATGAVLTSSQESDQGRGNSSPEQAGSPSEAEAISTRAPFKRLVAPRRRSKTRMEERTEDSVVGSSLENSMSDGEPGKDESFVPFRKLMPGRRKKKSDGKPAPSHLKQAREDMAETTEEDLDIPAVVPLSEYEAAEQEKMEGQQAKDAEAMREQTSEKERAEKLEETLRVEQAHEALVHAVTVALVEGERAVTGTEARSPPWLSAALTECIEQAKEKEEKETEKTFESDVPVEEAVVAAKTVPEMRKAVSDDTTASELELTSEAVTAPEETAEASCTEETMEVSLAEETAEMVSAVSPLLETADPTEEVTPVQEVEAAEQNSKELDKQTQKVLHEVVERVKLAGVAQLVSERPGSAAIITTVQGIESEVKADAKDGNTVGQETVLPGQSLEKGEHKEDGLQPQGSAGSVQGQNGVEEGVLPEGSERNEVPAAVKESTEGCENVDVLRDESQWQACEKAAVEDHEEIPEVEGTVEEXLHHTTEFHSVKAVTSKEEISVKEEPSEPEKLPITELTVEETSDERIPEVQTAMC